A part of Sebastes fasciatus isolate fSebFas1 chromosome 10, fSebFas1.pri, whole genome shotgun sequence genomic DNA contains:
- the LOC141774788 gene encoding uncharacterized protein LOC141774788 — translation MSYTSHRLELELRCVDITPNGKMQKTFFFPGRMSVTFRKGPLGYLRQDPTDAAKLLKDNPSLQDKSAPVKEELVRKNALSVIILRGGDASDKTEVAGEYILQFGKYKGKSFRWLLENDIGYTIYLIKNQQKEETAGVFMAGGHIKDSLLSFVSYALSFQEIQSLLNYEKQKPVVTAAAAAASEDDQLVGFGSRAKSTWREIWDSRDDGYAAFIMRKSCAPGTKMHKLQVYLQKKLPSPSGSSLVTHASQAPAEAMVMDEDEELERAMLGICPSKQHVQSSVSAPSASTARRQASGTERGS, via the exons GTAAAATGcagaaaacgttttttttccctGGGAGAATGAGTGTCACATTCCGCAAGGGACCACTTGGATATCTCCGTCAGGATCCAACGGATGCAGCCAAACTCCTTAAAGACAACCCCTCTCTACAGGACAAGTCTGCACCCGTGAAGGAGGAGCTGGTCAGGAAAAATGCACTGTCTGTGATCATTTTAAGAGGAGGGGATGCTTCAGATAAAACTGAGGTGGCTGGAGAATACATCCTGCAGTTTGGGAAATATAAAGGGAAGTCCTTCCGCTGGCTCCTTGAAAATGACATTGGGTATACCATCTACCTAATCAAGAACCAGCAAAAGGAGGAGACTGCAGGAGTGTTCATGGCAGGGGGGCACATCAAGGACAGCCTGCTGTCATTTGTGAGCTATGCCCTCAGCTTTCAAGAAATCCAGTCTCTTCTCAATTATGAGAAACAAAAGCCAgttgtgacagcagcagcagcagcagcatcagaggaTGACCAGCTGGTTGGTTTTGGCTCTCGTGCCAAAAGCACCTGGAGAGAGATTTGGGACAGCAGGGATGATGGCTATGCAGCCTTTATTATGAGGAAAAGCTGTGCTCCAGGAACAAAGATGCACAAACTACAAGTGTACCTGCAGAAGAAGCTGCCCTCCCCCTCTGGCTCCTCTCTGGTGACACATGCCTCACAGGCCCCTGCTGAAGCCATGG TgatggatgaagatgaagagctggAGAGAGCGATGCTGGGTATCTGTCCTTCTAAGCAACATGTGCAGAGCT ctgtttctGCACCATCAGCATCAACTGCCAGACGACAGGCTTCGGGAACAGAAAGAGGTTCTTAA